Genomic segment of Tissierella sp.:
CTGACTGGGATTATGTTGAACATGTAACGGAGATATTCAAAAATAATAACGCTGATATTTATTATGTAGAACTTGTTGCTCCACAAGAAATTAGATTACAAAGGAATATTACTGAAAATAGGTTAAGAAACAAAGCCTCAAAACAAGATATAGAAGCTTCAAACCAAAGGCTTATAAATGGTGATGAGAAGTATCGCTGTGTTAGTAATGATGGAGAAATACAGTTTGAAAACTATTTGAGAATAGATAATTCTACTGTTCCTGCAAAAAATGTTGCTGAAATAATAAAGGCTCATTTTAAATTATAAAACAAATATATTAAGTAATTTAATTTTATCTACTTAAAAGGGGAAAGTGTATTATGGATATAGAAATTGTAAAGGTAGCTGAAGAGGAAAGAGAAATATTAGCCCGATTAATCGAGTTGTATGAATATGACTTTTCAGAGTATGAAGATAGGGATGTAAATTTTCTTGGCTTATATGGGTATGGATATTTAGATTATTATTGGACTGAAAAGCGAAGATTTCCATATTTTATTAAGGTTAATAATAAACTTGCAGGATTTGTTATGGTATGTGATTATTGTTATATATCTAAAGATGAAGATACGCTTTTTATGAGTGAGTTCTTTGTTATGAAGAAATATCGCAGAGGTGGAATAGGAAAATATGCAGCTAAGAAAGTGTTTGAGATGCATCCAGGAAAATGGGAATTAACGGTTCATCCTAATAATCCAATATCACATATATTTTGGGAATCAGTATTAAAGAGTACTGTGGGAAATGATTTTAAGAAACACTTAGATGTAGAAGATGTTTATGATGATGAGCTTGGAATTGCATATACATTTAGAAATGATTTGTAGATTCCCAGCATAGAAGCATTAAGCAATAACAAAACAATCACTTCAGGAATATCATGTAATAACAATGATAACTTGGAGTGATTTTTATGTTTGAATATATATTGGATAATTATCATTTGATATTTTTCATAATTGCAGTATTAATTGTAATTTTTATTTTTATATTTAAAAGATTTAAATCTAAGATAAAAAAAGAAATCGAAAAGATTAAAGATGTTGAATCTCTTAATGACTTTATAAGACCTTATGGTTATGCATATGACTTTCATCAGGATATATTTTATACAGTAATTGATGCATGGCAACGGGAAATGGGATATACAAGGCTTTATGATGAGGCAGCAGCACCATCATCTATGATAATAGACTGTGAACCTATTTATTTTGAATATGATAATAAAAGATGGATGATAGAATTTTGGAAGGGTCAATATGGTATGACAACTGGCTTTGAAATAGGCGTATATCACACAGATGGACTTGACTTGTCAAATGAATATTTTAACTGGAATTTCTATGATTGTGCTGATGATAACAATATGCTTAAAATGGGATTTACACTAACTAAAAATAATAAAATTATAATGAATAGAAGGGGAATACATTGGTGGCTAACAGGATTCAAGCTAGGAGAATTCTCGGAACCTTGGGAACTTCAAGCAAAGATATCTATTACTCTTAAGGATCTTAATATGCGAAATTCATTTATAGAAGGATTGAAAAGAGCTGGATATAGAAGGGGAGAGATGTTAGTTGAGGGTAAAACAGTTTTTGTTACTTTTGCAGAACCAAAGACTCCTCAGCCTTTTACAAGAATTAATGAATTTGATGAAATAACCCAGAAGAAAAACAAACTATTGTGTCATAGTTATAATGAATTAACAAGGGATTATGACAATGCACTAGATAAGATAATTGCATTAAAAGATATTAATCCTGATATGCTACAAAACTTACTATTAATGGGTAAGAAGACAAAAGA
This window contains:
- a CDS encoding AAA family ATPase → MKLVFLIGNTSVGKMTVGQELMKITDLRLFHNHMTIEPVIEVFGYYHSRPISRIREIIFEEFAKSDNYGLIFTYMWAFDHKSDWDYVEHVTEIFKNNNADIYYVELVAPQEIRLQRNITENRLRNKASKQDIEASNQRLINGDEKYRCVSNDGEIQFENYLRIDNSTVPAKNVAEIIKAHFKL
- a CDS encoding GNAT family N-acetyltransferase translates to MDIEIVKVAEEEREILARLIELYEYDFSEYEDRDVNFLGLYGYGYLDYYWTEKRRFPYFIKVNNKLAGFVMVCDYCYISKDEDTLFMSEFFVMKKYRRGGIGKYAAKKVFEMHPGKWELTVHPNNPISHIFWESVLKSTVGNDFKKHLDVEDVYDDELGIAYTFRNDL
- a CDS encoding DUF4474 domain-containing protein, with the translated sequence MFEYILDNYHLIFFIIAVLIVIFIFIFKRFKSKIKKEIEKIKDVESLNDFIRPYGYAYDFHQDIFYTVIDAWQREMGYTRLYDEAAAPSSMIIDCEPIYFEYDNKRWMIEFWKGQYGMTTGFEIGVYHTDGLDLSNEYFNWNFYDCADDNNMLKMGFTLTKNNKIIMNRRGIHWWLTGFKLGEFSEPWELQAKISITLKDLNMRNSFIEGLKRAGYRRGEMLVEGKTVFVTFAEPKTPQPFTRINEFDEITQKKNKLLCHSYNELTRDYDNALDKIIALKDINPDMLQNLLLMGKKTKDIFKM